A stretch of DNA from Pseudonocardia hierapolitana:
GGAAGTACTCCACCGCCTTCGCGATCTCCCAGGGCTGCGCGAACCGGCCGAGCACGGTCTCGCGCATCCACTGCGGGTGCAGGTCGGTCTTGGCCATCGTGAGCGGGGTCTGCACGTAGCCGGGCGAGACGGTGTTGATCCGCACCCCGCGCGGCCCCCACTCGACGGCCAGCGACCGGGTGAGCGCGCTGACGCCCGCCTTCGACGTGTTGTAGGCGCACTGGCGCTGCGGGTGGTTGACGATCGCGTTGCCCGACATCGAGGCGATGTTGACGATCGCGCCGCCACCGTGGGCGAGGAGCTCGCGGCCGAACTCGCGGCAGGTGAGGAACACCCCGCGCAGGTTCACCGCGAGGATCCGGTCGAACTCGGCGAGCGGCATGTCCTCGGCCGCGACGTTCTCGACGGTGCCGGCGCTGTTGACCAGGTCGACCGGGCGGTCGTCGTCGGCGTAGAGCGCGCGGACCACAGCGGCCACCGACTCCTCCGAGGTCACGTCGACCTGGTGGCCGCTGACACCGGCCGGGAGCGCCTCCAGGCCCTTCAGGTCGAGCCCGTGGACATGGGCGCCCTGACCGGCGAGGCTCTCGCAGATCGCCAGCCCGATCCCGCCGGTGGCGCCGATGACGGCGACGCGCCGCCCCTCGAAGCGGTTGGTCACGCTCGCTCCCCCCTCGTAGCTGTGTGATGTAGTGGGGCAATGGCCCTCGAGTCCGATGTTCTCACCGCCGTGGAGGCGCTCGCGGTCGTTCCGGTCGTCGAGATCGACGATGCCGCGGCGGCCGTGCCGCTCGCCCGCACGCTCGCCGAGGCGGGTCTGCCGGTCGTCGAGGTCACGTTCCGCACGCCGGCGGCGCGGGACGCGGTGGCCGCGATCGCGGCGGAGCTGCCGGACTTCCTGCTGGGTGCGGGCACCCTGGTGTTGCCGGACATGGTCAGCGCTGCTGCGGAGGCGGGTGCGCGGTTCGGGGTGTCGCCCGGCTTCTCGGGCGCCTGCGTGGCCGCCGCGGAGAAGGCGGGGCTGCCGTTCGTGCCGGGTGCCGTCACCCCGAGTGAGGTCGGCGCGTGCCTGGAGGTCGGGGCGCGGCACATCAAGTTCTTCCCGGCGGGTGCTTACGGGGGCATCGCGACGTTGAAGGCGCTGGACGGTCCGTTCGGCTGGACGGGTGCTCGGTTCATGCCGACGGGTGGCGTGCGGCCGGAGAACGTGGGGGAGTACCTCGCGCTGCCCAACGTGTTCGCGGTCGGTGGTACGTGGATCGCGCCGCGTGCCGACATCGCCGCGGAGCGCTGGGACGTGATCGGCGAGCGCGCCCGGGCGGCAGTGGCGCGGCACTACCAGTAGTGGTGCTCCGGCTGTCGATCGTTGTGCCCGTGTGCTGAGGACTCCCACCGCATGCCGCGCCGGCGTCGTCGTGATCGGCGGGTAGCCGGGTGGATCTCGCCCCGGTTTGCGCACCGAGTCGCCGATCACGGCCGGGGGCCGGCGCGTCCCGCGGAACGCTCCCGGGTGTGACTGATCCGTCTCGTGGGCGCGCCGTTCCCGGCTCGGGTCGCCCTGCCCTGCGCACCGACCGGGGGCTGCTGTCGTGTCGATCCGGTTCGCCTCGAGCCCGCATCGGTGCGGGGTGGCTGGGCTGGGTTCACTACCGACGCCTGGGGTTGCGCTGGGTGCCGTCCCCGGCCAGGGGGCACGCCCGTTGGGGACGAGATCGCTGCGGTCGGGTGCCACGTGACTGGCTGTGGTCCCGTTCCCACCCCGACGATTCCCAGGAAGATCGGCTGGATCGGGACGTGAGCTGACCCCCGGCGGCGTTGCCCGATCGAGTGGCGCTCGACCTGGGCATCTGTCGTGATGGTCCGCCTCATCGGTTCCGTGGCTGCAGTGACGGCCATCGTCGTCCGAACGAGGGGCCGCCCGGGTTCGACAGTGGCGATCAAGGGCAAATGGTCGCCCTCGAAGATCAACTAGCCGCCATCTCGCCTTGATCGCTCAAGGCCCTTCGCTCCGATCGGCTAACGGGCTCTCGGTGCAGCTGGTGTCCCGTTTCCGCTGATTATGAGGGCTGTCGCCGACCCGGGGTCCGGGAGTGATCTCACCCTGACGGTCCAGGGAAAGGTCGGGAGTGAGGGGTCGGGACCACCGCCGGCTGAGTGGCACCCGGCAGCGACGGCCTCGTCGGGAACGGGCGTGCCCCCAGGTCGGGAACGGCCGCCCACGCAACCCCGGAGGTCGGTAGTGAACACAACCCGGCCACCCCGCACAGGCGAGCGGTGCGACGCGAACTGCGGGACCAGGCGAGAGGCCTGGATGGTGGGCGAGCGCCGGGTGGCCCGGGCCGGGAACGGCGCGCCCACCGGAACCCAGCCGGACCAGGCCGATTCGATGGGACCGACGGGATGACCGCACTCACGCCGGGCGGGCTGCGCCACGGCCTCACCGGCCGGGGCGCCATGATCCGAACTGTCGGTTGTCCATGGCTGCTGCCACGACCATGAGCACCCGCTACTGCGGATCATGAGCGCGAAGATCGCGCGTGTCGGTTGTCCATTGCTGTCGCCACAGCCATCGCCAACCGATACTGCGGATCTTGGGCGCATCCACACGGAACGGGCCTCGGCAGCAGCGCCGAGCACCCGTGATCAGCGAATCCGCCCGGCGCGGCACCGGGGATGCCGACGTCCCGTCGTCGCATCCAGTGGTGGCGGGCGCTGCGGAGCATGCATGGTCACGTCGATGCCATGGGTCTGGGTCGCACCACACATGAGATCGATCTGATCATGCACATCCGGCTTCGGCGGCATCGAGTTCGGAAATGCTCGTCCGCTGCTCAGAACTCGATCAGTGGGCGTCGGAGACCGCCGCGGCCGTCCAGGTGGTGAGCAGCGAGCTGTGGTGAAGCACCTCACGCCCGCAGGCTCATCGCCTCCAGCAGCTCGGGGAAGATCTGGGTGTTGGCCATGCTTCCCCGGAAGGCCTCGGCGCCGGGGCCGGCGGCCGTGATGGGGACGGGTGCGTTCGTGGGGCCTTTGCGGGTCCAACGGAGCCAGATCACCTGGTCGGAGTCGGCGGCCGGGTACGGGCCGTCCGACCCCGGGCGGGTGGGGCCCGGGTCGGCGAGGGTGAAATTCATGCCGCCGGTCTCGTGGTCGCCGGCCACGACGATCAAGGTGCCGGGATTGACCGCCCGGAAGTCCAGCGCGGCCTGCACGGTGGCGTCCAGCGCCCGCCCGGCCTCCAGCACGAGTGCACCGTTGCCCTCGCGCGCCATCGCGTCGATGCCCGCCTCGTTGACGACGAGGAAGAAGCCCGCCTCTCGGCGGTCGAGGGCCGCGAGCGCGGCGCGCGTCATGTCGGGCAGCGGCACGGCGGGGGCGTAGCGGCCCTCGCCCGGCCGGCCCGGCTCGAACATCGGCCCGTCGGCGAAGAGACCCAGCAGCCGCTCGGCCGCCGTCGTCCGCAGCGCGACGGTGTCGGAGACGGTGGTGTAGCCGAGCGACTGCGCCTGCCCCGTGAGCTCCGGCCACCGTGCCGCGCCGCCGCCCAGGATCACGTCGACCCGCGACTCCTCCAGGTACTGCCGGGCGATCGTGCGCTCGACGGCGTCCTCGTCCCCGTCCTCGTCGCCGTCGCCGTCGTCCGAGGGCGGGAGGGCGGGCCGGGGGGCGACGTGCGCGGCGAACGCGGCGACCGTGGGGTCGGTGACCTCGGCCGTGGTCACGAGGCCGGTGGCCTTGCCCGCGTCCCGCGCGTGCTCCAGCACCGTTGCCAGGGCTTCACCGTCGGCGTCGACGCCGATCGCGCCCGGCGCGGTGGGCATGCCCGTGGACAGGGTCGTGGCTCCCGCGGCGGCGTCGGAGACCGGGTCGACGGGCGTCACCGTCCCGCTCGCCCCCATCGACTCGCTGAGCCGGTCCATCGCGAGCCGGCCCGTGGGGCCCGCGATCGCCAGCTGCAGGAAGTCGTGCTGGGCCTTCCCCAGCCCACTTCCCAGGATGAGGATGACGTTGCGCGCCACCTCC
This window harbors:
- a CDS encoding SDR family NAD(P)-dependent oxidoreductase; translation: MTNRFEGRRVAVIGATGGIGLAICESLAGQGAHVHGLDLKGLEALPAGVSGHQVDVTSEESVAAVVRALYADDDRPVDLVNSAGTVENVAAEDMPLAEFDRILAVNLRGVFLTCREFGRELLAHGGGAIVNIASMSGNAIVNHPQRQCAYNTSKAGVSALTRSLAVEWGPRGVRINTVSPGYVQTPLTMAKTDLHPQWMRETVLGRFAQPWEIAKAVEYFLSDDSAFCCGTELLIDGGFALR
- the eda gene encoding bifunctional 4-hydroxy-2-oxoglutarate aldolase/2-dehydro-3-deoxy-phosphogluconate aldolase, with the protein product MALESDVLTAVEALAVVPVVEIDDAAAAVPLARTLAEAGLPVVEVTFRTPAARDAVAAIAAELPDFLLGAGTLVLPDMVSAAAEAGARFGVSPGFSGACVAAAEKAGLPFVPGAVTPSEVGACLEVGARHIKFFPAGAYGGIATLKALDGPFGWTGARFMPTGGVRPENVGEYLALPNVFAVGGTWIAPRADIAAERWDVIGERARAAVARHYQ
- a CDS encoding alkaline phosphatase, which translates into the protein MARSLATAALACTLAACSAVPADAPAEGAREEVARNVILILGSGLGKAQHDFLQLAIAGPTGRLAMDRLSESMGASGTVTPVDPVSDAAAGATTLSTGMPTAPGAIGVDADGEALATVLEHARDAGKATGLVTTAEVTDPTVAAFAAHVAPRPALPPSDDGDGDEDGDEDAVERTIARQYLEESRVDVILGGGAARWPELTGQAQSLGYTTVSDTVALRTTAAERLLGLFADGPMFEPGRPGEGRYAPAVPLPDMTRAALAALDRREAGFFLVVNEAGIDAMAREGNGALVLEAGRALDATVQAALDFRAVNPGTLIVVAGDHETGGMNFTLADPGPTRPGSDGPYPAADSDQVIWLRWTRKGPTNAPVPITAAGPGAEAFRGSMANTQIFPELLEAMSLRA